One genomic window of Methanoculleus sp. SDB includes the following:
- a CDS encoding GTP cyclohydrolase (MptA; in Methanocaldococcus this protein converts GTP to 7,8-dihydro-D-neopterin 2',3'-cyclic phosphate as the first step in methanopterin biosynthesis): MELPDTQSTLPDVRINLTRVGVKNVKKLVEVGRPGKRPVIFISNFNVFVDLPSSLKGANLSRNFEVIDEVLQQAIEGEVKGIEEVCNAVARKLLDHHEYADRTEVDMKSLFMVKRETPVSKTECHEVVKVVASAVAQRTGTTPLVRKSIGAEVTGMTACPCAQNIMKERAMYVLQDLDIDQNKIDAFLDEVPMATHNQRGKGFLSIETDDDQHVELESIINILKESMSAQIYELLKRGDESHVVYSAHKNARFVEDCVREMAKRVIKQFSGLPGDTLITIKQTNEESIHQHDAYAERKATLAELRAELGEIQ; encoded by the coding sequence ATGGAACTTCCGGATACACAATCTACGTTGCCCGACGTTCGCATCAATCTGACACGGGTTGGCGTGAAGAACGTCAAAAAACTCGTCGAAGTCGGACGCCCGGGAAAACGCCCCGTTATTTTCATCTCGAATTTCAATGTCTTTGTCGACCTGCCGAGCAGCCTGAAGGGAGCGAATCTCTCCCGCAACTTCGAAGTGATCGACGAAGTGCTCCAGCAGGCGATTGAGGGCGAAGTGAAGGGGATCGAGGAGGTCTGCAATGCGGTGGCGCGAAAGCTTCTCGATCACCATGAGTACGCGGACCGGACCGAGGTGGACATGAAAAGCCTCTTCATGGTCAAGCGGGAGACCCCCGTCTCCAAGACCGAGTGCCATGAAGTCGTGAAGGTCGTCGCCAGCGCCGTCGCCCAGCGTACCGGCACAACGCCGCTTGTCCGGAAGAGCATCGGTGCCGAAGTCACCGGTATGACCGCGTGCCCCTGTGCGCAGAATATCATGAAAGAACGGGCTATGTACGTGCTTCAGGATCTCGATATCGATCAAAACAAGATTGACGCATTTCTGGACGAGGTCCCGATGGCGACCCACAACCAGCGTGGCAAGGGTTTCCTCTCCATCGAAACGGACGACGATCAGCACGTGGAACTCGAATCGATAATCAATATTCTCAAAGAATCGATGAGCGCGCAGATCTATGAGCTTCTGAAACGCGGAGACGAAAGTCACGTTGTCTACAGTGCGCATAAAAATGCCCGATTTGTTGAGGATTGCGTTCGGGAGATGGCAAAAAGGGTGATTAAACAGTTCTCCGGCCTGCCGGGAGATACCTTAATTACCATTAAGCAGACGAATGAGGAGAGCATCCACCAGCACGACGCCTATGCCGAGCGCAAGGCAACTCTCGCTGAACTCCGTGCGGAATTGGGGGAAATCCAGTAA
- a CDS encoding coenzyme F420 hydrogenase subunit beta, whose amino-acid sequence MVLGNYKSAVAARSTDKGILSASQDGGIVTQLFAFALDEGIIDGAIVAGPGAEPWMPEPVVATTKAELLAARGTRYTISPNMALIKEATRSYGLDKVGIVGTPCQMQGLRKAQLYPIGMRDVPDKIALAIGIFCMENFPYQGLETMVEDHCTVKMESAVKMDIGKGKFSVYTERGGLSQIPLKLTHKYEQPGCHVCLDYVSNLADVSTGSVGTPDGWSTVFVRTKVGDGVWARAVDAGCFETKPIEEVKPGLELVTKLATDKITKNQKTVEARASFGVKADGSGKALRNPYL is encoded by the coding sequence ATGGTTCTCGGTAACTACAAGTCTGCAGTTGCGGCCCGTTCGACGGACAAGGGAATCCTTTCCGCGTCCCAGGATGGCGGAATTGTAACCCAGCTCTTTGCGTTCGCGCTTGATGAGGGCATCATCGACGGCGCCATCGTCGCCGGACCCGGTGCCGAACCCTGGATGCCCGAACCCGTCGTCGCCACCACGAAGGCGGAACTGCTCGCAGCTCGCGGCACCCGCTATACGATCAGCCCGAACATGGCGCTGATCAAGGAGGCGACGCGGTCCTACGGTCTTGACAAGGTCGGTATCGTCGGCACGCCCTGCCAGATGCAGGGTCTCCGGAAGGCACAGCTCTACCCGATCGGCATGCGCGACGTGCCCGACAAGATTGCACTCGCAATCGGCATCTTCTGCATGGAAAACTTCCCGTACCAGGGTCTCGAGACCATGGTGGAAGACCACTGCACCGTGAAGATGGAGTCGGCCGTCAAGATGGATATCGGCAAGGGCAAGTTCTCGGTGTACACCGAGCGCGGTGGCCTGTCCCAGATTCCCTTAAAGCTGACCCACAAGTACGAGCAGCCCGGCTGCCACGTCTGTCTCGACTACGTCTCCAATCTCGCCGATGTTTCCACGGGATCCGTGGGCACGCCCGACGGGTGGAGCACGGTCTTTGTGCGGACCAAGGTCGGGGACGGCGTATGGGCACGGGCAGTCGATGCCGGGTGCTTCGAGACCAAGCCAATCGAGGAGGTCAAACCCGGTCTGGAACTCGTGACCAAGCTGGCAACAGACAAGATCACGAAGAACCAGAAGACCGTGGAAGCCCGCGCATCCTTCGGCGTGAAAGCCGACGGATCCGGCAAGGCGCTCAGGAATCCCTACCTCTAA
- a CDS encoding coenzyme F420 hydrogenase subunit alpha: MSKVVEISPTTRHEGHTKLVLKVNDEGIIERGDWLSLTPVRGIEKLAIGKSMHQVPKISSRVCGICPIAHTLAGCEAMEASIGCEIPEDAYLLRLILQCANRLHSHALHNILSLPDMYLPGTDVKINPFTPEEPVRTVALRIQRLREIAQTIGEIVGGEAIHPSNPRVGGMYTNITPRAKAKIYDLAKEGVPLMHAHMDLMIAIFKNWDARPTAANASGVEVEKTEKFGFHDQGYMAAAPLYASSSLDLDPQWSPERWTEVRPWDWYMGEMEIDLEDPSYPFGGTTKAGAKAWPQMEACTGVPLYDGAPVEVGPRARLAKYRDYDRKGAMGLQIARQMEFPDTLYAMMEAVDALDTSGSVLADEIPSGDGSLGWCANEAPRGCDVHLAKVKDNKVQWYSLLVPTTWNFPTCSRALEGAPWQLAEVIVRAYDPCVSCATHMLVVDEEKKVVAQKLIQ, translated from the coding sequence TTGTCGAAAGTTGTAGAGATTTCCCCAACCACCAGGCATGAGGGACACACCAAGCTCGTTTTGAAAGTCAATGATGAAGGCATCATCGAGCGTGGTGACTGGCTCAGCCTGACACCTGTACGGGGTATTGAAAAACTCGCCATTGGAAAGTCGATGCACCAGGTGCCGAAGATCTCCTCACGTGTCTGCGGTATCTGTCCGATTGCACACACACTCGCCGGTTGCGAGGCAATGGAGGCCTCCATCGGCTGTGAAATCCCCGAGGATGCATATCTTCTGCGTTTGATCCTGCAATGTGCAAACAGGCTCCACAGCCATGCGCTGCACAACATCCTCTCGTTGCCGGATATGTATCTTCCCGGCACCGACGTGAAAATCAACCCGTTCACTCCTGAGGAGCCCGTGCGCACAGTTGCACTCCGGATTCAGCGCCTCCGCGAGATCGCGCAGACAATCGGCGAGATTGTCGGTGGCGAAGCCATTCACCCGAGCAATCCCCGTGTCGGCGGTATGTACACGAATATCACCCCCCGGGCAAAGGCCAAGATCTACGACCTTGCCAAGGAGGGAGTACCGCTCATGCACGCCCATATGGACCTGATGATTGCGATCTTCAAGAACTGGGATGCGCGCCCGACTGCAGCGAATGCAAGCGGTGTGGAAGTTGAGAAGACGGAGAAGTTCGGCTTCCACGATCAGGGATACATGGCAGCAGCCCCGCTTTACGCGAGCTCCAGCCTTGATCTCGATCCCCAGTGGAGTCCCGAGCGCTGGACCGAAGTCCGCCCCTGGGACTGGTATATGGGTGAAATGGAGATTGACCTCGAGGATCCCAGTTACCCGTTCGGCGGTACAACAAAGGCAGGCGCAAAGGCATGGCCCCAGATGGAGGCATGCACCGGCGTCCCGCTCTACGACGGAGCACCCGTCGAAGTCGGTCCCCGTGCCCGTCTCGCAAAATACCGCGATTACGACCGGAAGGGAGCGATGGGACTGCAGATTGCCCGCCAGATGGAATTCCCCGACACGCTGTACGCCATGATGGAAGCGGTCGACGCACTCGATACATCCGGCAGTGTACTTGCCGACGAGATCCCCAGCGGTGATGGATCGCTTGGCTGGTGTGCGAACGAAGCGCCCCGCGGATGCGATGTCCACCTCGCGAAGGTGAAGGACAACAAGGTGCAGTGGTACTCACTGCTCGTGCCGACGACCTGGAACTTCCCGACGTGCAGCCGTGCGCTTGAAGGTGCACCCTGGCAGCTTGCTGAAGTCATTGTCCGTGCATACGACCCGTGTGTTTCCTGTGCGACTCACATGCTCGTGGTCGATGAAGAGAAGAAGGTAGTGGCCCAGAAACTCATTCAGTGA
- a CDS encoding coenzyme F420 hydrogenase — protein MLDWYSENMVVGCGNPLQTDDGFGPAVVSELKKIALPENVKVLDAGLAGPHYLFTLMAQSDAPVRKMVIVDILDFGGEPGQITKVTPDYLSPGSYTDDHSWGLREPLRVLAERMEIVIIGCQPECIELSRISNEDESYEFWVTDTVKKAIPKAVRLVLDEIGVDYGHTISSQKTHHGGAAGEADGA, from the coding sequence ATGTTGGACTGGTATTCTGAGAATATGGTGGTCGGATGCGGCAATCCGCTCCAGACCGACGACGGGTTCGGACCTGCTGTGGTTTCGGAGCTCAAGAAAATCGCCCTTCCCGAAAACGTGAAGGTGCTTGACGCCGGCCTTGCGGGCCCCCATTATCTCTTCACGCTGATGGCGCAGTCAGACGCGCCTGTCCGGAAGATGGTCATCGTTGACATCCTTGATTTCGGAGGAGAACCCGGGCAGATCACGAAGGTTACGCCCGATTATCTTTCACCGGGGAGCTATACCGACGACCATTCGTGGGGACTGCGGGAACCCCTGAGGGTTCTTGCGGAACGCATGGAGATTGTCATCATCGGATGCCAGCCAGAGTGTATTGAACTCTCCCGGATTTCGAACGAAGACGAAAGTTACGAATTCTGGGTCACTGATACGGTGAAAAAGGCCATTCCTAAGGCAGTACGTTTAGTACTTGACGAAATAGGAGTGGATTATGGGCATACTATCAGCTCTCAAAAAACTCATCATGGGGGAGCCGCAGGAGAAGCGGACGGCGCCTGA
- a CDS encoding ketol-acid reductoisomerase (catalyzes the formation of (R)-2,3-dihydroxy-3-methylbutanoate from (S)-2-hydroxy-2-methyl-3-oxobutanoate in valine and isoleucine biosynthesis), with product MLKKYYESDADLSILDKSTIAVIGYGSQGRGQALNLRDSGLNVIIGLRPGKSWQKASEDGFEVYVVSEATQKADVVMILLPDENQAAVYRAEIFPHLVENNCLLFSHGFNIHYGQIMPPPNVDVAMVAPKGPGHMVRRMYEDGKGVPALIAVHQNYSGGAHGIALAYAMGIGATRAVVLETSFAEETETDLFGEQAVLCGGITSLIKAGFETLVEAGYAPEMAYLEVLHETKLIVDLIYEGGFTKMRDSISNTAQYGDLTRGPRIIGPEAYLAMQQVLEEIQSGEFAKEWMLENMVNRPVFNALTRADENHLIETVGKEVRGLMPQFRQK from the coding sequence ATGCTCAAAAAATACTACGAATCGGACGCAGATTTGAGTATCCTTGATAAAAGCACCATAGCCGTGATTGGCTATGGATCCCAGGGCAGAGGGCAGGCACTCAACCTGCGCGACAGCGGCCTCAACGTCATCATCGGACTCCGGCCCGGAAAAAGCTGGCAGAAAGCCTCCGAGGACGGATTTGAGGTCTATGTAGTCTCAGAAGCAACACAGAAGGCAGATGTTGTGATGATCCTCCTCCCCGATGAAAATCAGGCGGCGGTCTACCGCGCCGAAATCTTCCCGCATCTCGTGGAAAACAACTGCCTTCTGTTCTCACATGGATTCAATATTCACTATGGCCAGATCATGCCTCCGCCAAACGTCGACGTCGCAATGGTCGCCCCCAAAGGCCCCGGGCACATGGTCAGGAGGATGTACGAGGACGGCAAGGGCGTCCCCGCACTCATCGCGGTGCATCAGAATTACTCAGGCGGAGCGCACGGCATTGCACTCGCCTATGCGATGGGAATAGGCGCAACCCGGGCCGTGGTGCTCGAGACATCCTTTGCCGAGGAGACCGAGACGGATCTCTTCGGTGAACAGGCCGTCCTCTGCGGCGGTATTACCTCACTCATCAAGGCGGGATTCGAGACGCTCGTTGAGGCGGGCTATGCTCCCGAGATGGCATATCTCGAGGTGCTCCACGAGACGAAGCTGATCGTCGATCTCATCTATGAGGGTGGATTTACTAAGATGCGAGACTCGATCTCGAATACCGCCCAGTACGGCGACCTGACCCGCGGACCCCGGATTATCGGGCCCGAGGCATATCTTGCGATGCAGCAGGTGCTGGAGGAGATCCAGAGCGGGGAATTTGCAAAAGAGTGGATGCTCGAGAACATGGTGAACCGGCCTGTCTTCAACGCCCTGACACGGGCAGACGAAAATCACCTCATCGAAACGGTTGGAAAGGAAGTACGCGGCCTCATGCCCCAGTTCAGACAGAAATAA
- a CDS encoding coenzyme F420 hydrogenase subunit gamma: protein MPAEKAIPVAKPASKPGDVKIEQKLEGVIQEEKPVANKITVGHVHMSGCTGCLVSLADNYEGLFKILDDYADLVYALTLVDVRHVPEMDVALVEGSVCIQDEMAVEEIKETRRKAKVVVALGACASYGNITRFCRGGQWNQPQHESYLPIGDIIDVDVTLPGCPPGPQSIRNVCVMAYLLLQGTDEQKALAAAYLTPLMNLAKRGTEACGCDLMYDVINQGLCMGCGTCAATCPVRAITMVYGKPQVDRDLCIKCGACYAQCPRSFFNFDVINEFESITELIGAAMGQGGE from the coding sequence ATGCCGGCTGAAAAGGCGATACCGGTCGCAAAACCTGCATCAAAACCCGGTGATGTGAAAATTGAACAAAAGCTGGAAGGAGTAATTCAGGAGGAAAAGCCTGTGGCAAACAAAATTACAGTCGGGCACGTGCACATGAGCGGATGTACCGGATGTCTCGTGTCCCTTGCTGACAACTACGAAGGGCTCTTTAAGATTCTCGATGATTATGCCGATCTCGTCTACGCATTAACCCTCGTAGATGTACGGCATGTTCCCGAGATGGATGTGGCTCTGGTAGAGGGCTCCGTCTGTATCCAGGACGAGATGGCCGTTGAAGAGATTAAGGAAACAAGGAGGAAGGCGAAGGTCGTTGTCGCCCTCGGTGCATGTGCATCGTACGGCAACATCACGCGCTTCTGCCGTGGCGGTCAGTGGAACCAGCCGCAGCACGAGTCGTACCTGCCCATCGGGGATATCATCGATGTGGACGTTACCCTGCCGGGATGCCCGCCGGGCCCCCAGTCTATCAGGAACGTCTGCGTGATGGCATACCTGCTCCTGCAGGGAACCGACGAGCAGAAGGCGCTCGCGGCTGCGTACCTGACACCGCTGATGAATCTCGCAAAGCGCGGGACTGAAGCCTGCGGCTGCGATCTCATGTACGATGTCATCAACCAGGGCCTCTGTATGGGCTGCGGTACCTGTGCGGCAACGTGTCCCGTCCGTGCAATCACGATGGTATACGGCAAACCGCAGGTCGATCGCGACTTGTGCATCAAATGCGGTGCATGCTACGCACAATGCCCGCGGAGCTTCTTCAACTTCGATGTGATCAACGAATTCGAGAGCATCACCGAACTGATTGGTGCTGCAATGGGTCAGGGAGGTGAGTGA